Part of the Parcubacteria group bacterium genome is shown below.
AAATTTGGATTTGATTTGACATTGGAAATTAGGATTTTGGAATTTAACTTATAAGTTTTCTCTAGAAACCGATACACTCCCACAATTCCTTTTGTCTGCCACGGCTTCATATCCTCGAGCGGTCCCATGAACATCTCAAACATCCGCAAAGCGTCTGCGCCAAATTGCGCGGTAACGTCATCCGGATTGACCACATTACCTTTTGATTTGGACATCTTCGTTCCATCTTCCGCCAAAATCGTGCCTTGGTGCCGGAGCTTCAAAAACGGCTCATCAAATTCGAGATAACCCAAATTATGCAAAACTTTCGTGAAAAATCTCGCATAAAGCAGATGCAACACAGAATGCTCCGCTCCACCGACATAAAGATCGACCGGCAACCATTTTTTGAGCAGTTCTTTTGAAGCAAACTCCTTTTCATTTTTCGGATCAGCATAGCGCAAGTAGTACCAAGACGAACAAACAAAAGTGTCCATCGTGTCGGATTCCCTTCGCGCAACGCTACCGCATTTCGGACAAACGACATCCTGAAATGTTTTGGAATATTTGAGTGGCGATTCGCCAGTCGGCTTAAAATCAACATCAGTTGGAAGCTCTACAGGCAGATCCGCCTCTGAGACTGGAACTTCACCACATTTTTCACAATAAATAATTGGGATCGGCGCGCCCCAATAGCGCTGCCGCGAAACTAACCAATCGCGTAACTTGTAATTTACTTTAAATCTTGCATCTCCTTTTTTCGCCAACCATTCAGTAATTTTTATTCTTGCTTCCTTGGAAGACAATCCTTCAAATTGAGCAGAATTTACTAACTCCCCTTCACCTTCAAAGCAAATTTCCAGATTTTGCACTTTTTCCCAAAGCTCATTATTTTTTGGCCTGATAGAAACGCGTAGCGGAATATTGTATTTTTTTGCCAACTCAAAATCTCGCGAGTCATGCGCGTCAGCAAAAACCGCTCCGGTTCCATAATTCACCAAAACAAAATCAGAAATCCAAACCGGTATTTGATTTCCGGTCGCTGGATTGATCACATACGCTCCCGTAAAAGCACCGGTTTTTTCTTTTCGCAATTCCAAACGTTCTATATCAGTTTTTTTTGCCGTTTCAAGCAAATAATCTTCTATTTCTTTTTTGTGATCTTCGGTTGTTATCACAGAAACCAAAGGATGTTCCGGAGCTAAAAGAAGATAGGTTCCGGAAAAAAGCGTATCGATGCGGGTTGTGTAGACAGTTATTTTCTCCGAACTATTTTCAATCGCAAAATCAACTTCGGAACCAAAGGACTTCCCGATCCAATTCTTTTGCAGAAGCTTGGTTGATTCTGGCCAATCCACTTTTTCTAATCCTGAAAGAAGCCCGATAGTATCGCTCTTGTCCTCGATAAAGTCAGTAATTTTGAAAAACCATTGTTCCAGATCTTTTTGCACAACCGCACTTCCACAGCGCTCGCACACGCCATCCTCCGCCTGCTCATTAGCGAGCACCGTCTGGCATTTTGGACACCAATTCACTTTGGCTTTTTTCTTGTAGGCTAATCCGTTTTTATAAAACAACAGAAACAGCCACTGCGTCCATTTGTAATATTCCGGCAAAGAAGAATTGACTTCTCTGCTCCAATCATAGGAGAAACCCATTGAATCAATCTGACGCTTGAAAATCTCGATCGCCTTTTCGATTGTTGCTTTAGGGTGCACTCCGGTTTTGATCGCATAATTTTCCGCCGGCAAACCAAAGGCATCAAAGCCTTGTGGATGAAGCACTTCAAAGCCGCGCATCCGAAGATAGCGGGAATAGATATCAGTAGCCGTATAGCTCTCTACATGTCCAACGTGCAGACCGGCGCCTGATGGATAGGGAAACATATCAAGAATAAAGCGCTTTTCTTTCTTCGAAGCATCATTGGCGCGCACCAAATCAGGCTCTTTTTTCCATTTTTCCTGGGCTTTTTTCTCAATTTCTCGCGGATCGTATTTTTCCATAAAACCAATATCTAGTCGGTTATTTTAACAATAACCTAACTTTAACCTACTTTTCAGTTTTTTTCAATACCACCACAAAATCAAAAATCAAGGCCTCCTAGAAACCTCTTGGCGTTTACTGATCAATTCTGAGGTACGTAACTTGTTACGTAACAAATCTTATCAGTCCACAAAAAGCCCGTTTGGAATATTTGGCGGAGCTGTGTCCGAAGAAGTTTGACCGTCCCAGCCGGCTAGTCTCGCCCAAAGCCACCAAGCGGCGTAGGCTTTTAGATTTGCATTCAGTGATTGCGAATGAGCCGCCCCGCAATCATACCAATCCACATTCAAAGTGTGCGTGCCTTGCCAATCCAAAGCCCAGTTTTTATCTTGACTGCCATTTGCATCACTATCATAATCACAATTGTCTGTCGGAATTTTGTCACCAAAGTAAACATTGTCTGGATCATAGGATTCGATGTCCTCAAAGTCATAGAGAATTTTATCGTTGTCGCGACAGTAGGCTCTGATTTGTTCGTTCCTCAGGTGCAGGTTTCCACTCAAACCGCCTCCGTCCAAATGACCAGTCATATAGACAAACTTGATCCCGGGATAATCCTCTTCCAGCGCTGTCATCGGCGCCAAATAATTGCTGATCATCGTGGATTCGTCTAATGAGGAAACTTGCCCACACCAAGACCAAATGATGACATTGACATCTGCATTGAGTCCGGTGCCTCGGCCAGTCGCGCCGTCGGGTGTTCCCAGATAAGCGCGCGTATAATTCACCCAATCAGGATAGTAACCAACATCTCCCGCCATCGCGCCATCATGCAGATCAAGCGCCCCGTCGATACCGCCATTATTCCAAGCATACAAATTATTGGTCGCGCCCTTATTATTCATGAAAGTCACCAAGCCATTCATCCCATCGATCAATTGACTGCCATGTGAGGTGTGTCCATAAGCAATGTGCAAATCGCTTTTGGCATTATTGATTTGCACTTCGGGAATCAAACTGATTGACCGAGTATTGTGATCAATAATGATCGGCGCGGCTTGGGAATGTCCAAGAGGTAGACTGAGAAACAAAATTAATCCTAAACTGAAATAGAAATTTTTTTTAGGCATTTTTTGTTTAATTAAATAATTAGCTTACTGCCAATCCCACTGGCGCTCCGGGCGCAGTGAAATCATCACCAGTTTGATAATCATAGGCACCAACATCCCAAGCGCCTGACGCCGGACGCAGACGTACTGTTCTAGCTGGAAGAATGACTTGATGATTGACTTGGTCATAGCCGACAGCATAGGTCGTGTCCGAACAAAGTTCAGACAACCTCGGCCGAGAACAATAGGCCGTCAAGTTATCCCCAGCACCGATGACCGGGGACGCCGCGCTGGGGAAAAAGGTGTAGGGATTTTGATTCCAAATCGTGCCTTGGGCTATGGCTTGATTTAGGGCCTGACCAATGTTGGCATGCTCTGTGCAATTAGCACCGCATAGCTCTGCTGGAACAAATGGCCGACCCTCATCACATTGAGCAGAACCTTCACCATCACCCGAGCAAGCAATTAGCAGATTATTGCGAAACTCACAATGTTGCATCGATGCCGAACAGCCTGTACCAGGAATTACTGGATAAGATCCTGGAGAATAACCATTTGGATCCGGTCCGCCTTCAATGGTATTATTAAAAAGATAGACTGAACCGGTCGTACTGCCACCCGATGTTGTAATTTGAAAAACATAATTTTGCGGAACATCAGAAAGCACATTATTAAAAGCATAACTAGGATTGACGCCTCCAGTATAGATTGTCGCATTGACACTGGTAATCTGAACCGGATCTTCCAAGGTTACGGTATTGGCGCTGGCATTGATGGAAAGCACATAGGTATCCAAATCACTTCCACCCGCTCCGCCACCCACCACTTTGATTACTCGGCCAGCAGTCAACTCGCAATCAGCTTCACCGCAAGCCGTAGCCGGGCTTTGCGAAAACTGAAGCACGCTAGAACCGGTGGAAACCGAAGCTGTTGACGTGTATTTTTTGCGGGCAGCTAACATTATTGACACACCGGCTTTCGCCCCAACCATCACATTGTTGGCCACAACCGCACCAAAG
Proteins encoded:
- the leuS gene encoding leucine--tRNA ligase is translated as MEKYDPREIEKKAQEKWKKEPDLVRANDASKKEKRFILDMFPYPSGAGLHVGHVESYTATDIYSRYLRMRGFEVLHPQGFDAFGLPAENYAIKTGVHPKATIEKAIEIFKRQIDSMGFSYDWSREVNSSLPEYYKWTQWLFLLFYKNGLAYKKKAKVNWCPKCQTVLANEQAEDGVCERCGSAVVQKDLEQWFFKITDFIEDKSDTIGLLSGLEKVDWPESTKLLQKNWIGKSFGSEVDFAIENSSEKITVYTTRIDTLFSGTYLLLAPEHPLVSVITTEDHKKEIEDYLLETAKKTDIERLELRKEKTGAFTGAYVINPATGNQIPVWISDFVLVNYGTGAVFADAHDSRDFELAKKYNIPLRVSIRPKNNELWEKVQNLEICFEGEGELVNSAQFEGLSSKEARIKITEWLAKKGDARFKVNYKLRDWLVSRQRYWGAPIPIIYCEKCGEVPVSEADLPVELPTDVDFKPTGESPLKYSKTFQDVVCPKCGSVARRESDTMDTFVCSSWYYLRYADPKNEKEFASKELLKKWLPVDLYVGGAEHSVLHLLYARFFTKVLHNLGYLEFDEPFLKLRHQGTILAEDGTKMSKSKGNVVNPDDVTAQFGADALRMFEMFMGPLEDMKPWQTKGIVGVYRFLEKTYKLNSKILISNVKSNPNFKSQTTKTTILLSKTIKKVSEDIESMKFNTAISQLMILANALEKETELSVQNFELFLLILSPFAPHLTEELWSKLGHDESIFQESWPEYDLNLIQDEEIELVIQVNGKVRDTVKVSADISEEEATKLALGSEKTKNHTAGKEIKKIIFVKGRLINVVI